The stretch of DNA AGAGCGCCATCCCAGCGATGACGCTGATACCAAGCCAGATGACGAAGGAGACGGTGTCGATCGAGCCGATGAGGGCTCCGGGATCCGGGATGGCGAGGCCGACGCGGCCCAGCTCGACTCCGTAGACCGCATGGACAGCGACAAAGACGATCGCGGCGTAGATCGTCGAGGCCGCGATGTAAAAGCTCAGCGACCGTGGGAACCGCCGCATGTTGTCCCTGCCTTCGTACGAACTTTAGCGGGCCGACACCGTCAAGACCCCCCTTTTGCCGTGATTGGTGGGTACACTGGGAGCCGAGACTGCGCGAGGAGGGATGACTGTGCCGGCGATGAATTTCGTGCCGATGGTCATCGAGCAATCCGGGCGAGGCGAGCGCGCCTACGACATCTTCTCGCGCCTGCTGAAAGAGCGGATCATCTTCATCGGGGACGCCGTCGAGGACACGATGGCGAACCTCATCATCGCCCAGCTGCTGTTCCTCGAGTCGGAGGATCCCGAGCGCGACATCTACCTCTACGTCAACTCGCCCGGCGGCGTCGTGACCGCCGGCCTCGCGATCTACGACACGATGCAGTACCTGAAGGCTCCGGTGAGCACGATCTGCGTCGGGCAGGCGGCGTCGATGGCCGCCGTCCTGGTGTCGGCGGGTGCGAAGGGGAAGCGCTATGCGCTTCCGAACTCGCGGATCATGATCCACCAGGGCTCCGGTGGATTCCGCGGTAACACGCCCGACGTGCTCATCCAGGTGAAAGAGCTCGAGACGCTCGTCGACAAGCTCACGCGCATCCTCGCGCATCACACCGGTCAGGATGTCGAGAAGGTCCGTCGCGACTCGGAGCGCGACCGCTTCATGAGCGCAGAGGAGGCGAAAGCCTACGGGATCATCGACGAGATCTTCGTCGGCAAGGATTCGCTCATCTCCATCGCCAAGGCGGCGGAAGAGAAGGAACCGAAGGAAACCAAGGAGCGCGTCCCGGTGGCGGCCCGCTAGGTCATGACGACCACCGCCAAGGGCGGCAAACCTTATCGCTGCTCTTTCTGCGGAAAGAGCCAGGACCAGGTGCGCAAGCTCATCGCCGGCCAGGGCGTCTACATCTGCGATGAGTGCATCACCCTCTGCCGCGAGATCGTCGACGAGGAGTTCATGGAGGCGCCGAAGGCGCGGACCCTCGGTCAGAAGATCCCCAGCCCCCGGCGCATCAACGAGATCCTCGACCAGTACGTCATCGGTCAGGACCGCGCAAAGAAGGTCCTGTCGGTTGCCGTGTATAACCACTACAAGCGCGTTTCCGCTGGCCACCGCGTGGACGACGTCGAGCTCGGCAAGTCCAACGTCATGCTCATCGGACCGACCGGCTGCGGAAAGACGCTGCTCGCGCAGACGCTCGCCCGGATCCTCGACGTGCCGTTCTCGATCGCCGACGCGACGAGCCTCACCGAGGCTGGCTACGTCGGCGAGGACGTCGAGAACATCCTCCTGCGTCTCATCCAGGCCGCGGACTTCGACCTCAACCGCGCGCAGCGCGGGATCATCTACATCGACGAGATCGACAAGATCGCGCGCAAGGGCGACAACCCGTCGATCACGCGCGACGTCTCGGGTGAGGGTGTCCAGCAGGCACTCCT from Candidatus Limnocylindria bacterium encodes:
- a CDS encoding ATP-dependent Clp protease proteolytic subunit; amino-acid sequence: MNFVPMVIEQSGRGERAYDIFSRLLKERIIFIGDAVEDTMANLIIAQLLFLESEDPERDIYLYVNSPGGVVTAGLAIYDTMQYLKAPVSTICVGQAASMAAVLVSAGAKGKRYALPNSRIMIHQGSGGFRGNTPDVLIQVKELETLVDKLTRILAHHTGQDVEKVRRDSERDRFMSAEEAKAYGIIDEIFVGKDSLISIAKAAEEKEPKETKERVPVAAR